One genomic window of Mustela erminea isolate mMusErm1 chromosome 13, mMusErm1.Pri, whole genome shotgun sequence includes the following:
- the LOC116571741 gene encoding 60S ribosomal protein L31-like: MAPAKKGGEKKGRSAINEVVTREYTINIHKRIHGVGFKKRAPRALKEIRKFAMKEMGTPDVRIDTRLNKAVWVKGIRNVPYRIRLRLSRKRNEDEDSPNKLYTLVTCVPVTTFKNLQTVNVDEN, from the coding sequence ATGGCTCCCGCGAAGAAGGGTGGCGAGAAGAAGGGCCGTTCTGCCATCAATGAGGTAGTGACCAGAGAATACACCATCAACATTCACAAGCGCATCCATGGAGTGGGTTTCAAGAAGCGTGCCCCTCGGGCACTCAAAGAGATCCGGAAATTTGCCATGAAGGAGATGGGAACTCCAGATGTGCGCATTGACACAAGGCTCAACAAAGCTGTCTGGGTCAAAGGAATAAGGAACGTTCCGTACCGCATCCGTCTGCGGTTGTCCAGAAAACGTAACGAGGATGAAGATTCTCCAAACAAGCTCTACACACTGGTCACCTGTGTACCTGTCACCACTTTCAAAAATCTACAGACAGTTAATGTGGATGAAAACTAA